The Cellulomonas wangleii genome includes a region encoding these proteins:
- a CDS encoding substrate-binding domain-containing protein has translation MGQKHQLDSDGVGEVWQMVTVRRGVPATVRRTIGVLSPVVGGFYFGALIAGVARAARGVGHRVVAVQTYPAGLDRERYPEESVLDTPVALGAVDGLVVIGKALSPERLAAVREWGVPVVLISEDPAHPDDPVVVPDNVGGVRAAVEHLIWHGHTAIGFLGNLGQRDMRERFAAYRTTLAEHGIDSDDSWWYEASDNQEQGGVDAAARMLQAGTPTTAVIAATDRNAVGFQRALRSHGLVLPRDQAVVAFDHADSGARVSPRLSTVDAHFGRVGEHAVGLLLARMRGDDVVPGEHRVPSSLVVRESCGCTEVTSPGQEGGDVTGSELLRRLADSAFAGPAGSAVSRRTGPDARETWWRAVEEPVEVAAERGVSPAPAALGRLSDLTAALQPHPEALEQMVAVLRTVERRRVESLDEARAGHEPAVRRAVTDVLLAVTKGCTRAMLARSGQLERTIVDQYEVDMDLLRGDGASPRALGWLPRGVRGHACLGLWVGTDRGPGDREMEIVGVHDTSGTLSRLVGVRTTASQFPPPALTRAGTVGSNELTFVVPVTFGGSDWGLLAIDGTVETRATQPRDRFNHWAALLAVALDQERLLGSLREQRKALEQAAARERALADTVRESEERYALASMAAHDGTWDWDVSAGAVYYSPRWKQTLGYAEDVIGDQPSEWLERVHPADRDELSAAIAAQLAGCGTPLELEHRVRTQSGDYRWMMCRAVTVLDDAGCPSRLVGTLVDVTERKEAEIALQRDALHDPETGLVNRLLFLDRLGAALLRCRRSAAYDCAVAFVRVVDGGAVQRDEDHAPDVHREVVRQLRRPLREGDTTARTGEDDFAILVDDVGAGGMPDRLTELLERLRREIGPRIAIGVIGSVRGMRDVTEVLREADIVLLRGQARSDPRNTAVR, from the coding sequence GTGGGTCAAAAGCATCAGCTCGACTCCGACGGTGTGGGCGAGGTGTGGCAGATGGTGACGGTCCGACGCGGGGTTCCCGCCACGGTGCGTCGGACGATCGGAGTCCTGTCGCCGGTCGTCGGAGGGTTCTACTTCGGCGCACTGATCGCCGGCGTCGCCCGGGCTGCACGGGGCGTGGGGCACCGCGTGGTGGCCGTCCAGACCTACCCCGCGGGCCTCGACCGCGAGCGCTACCCCGAGGAGTCGGTGCTCGACACCCCGGTGGCGCTGGGTGCGGTCGACGGGCTCGTCGTCATCGGCAAGGCGCTGAGCCCGGAGCGGCTCGCGGCCGTGCGCGAGTGGGGCGTCCCGGTGGTCCTCATCAGCGAGGACCCTGCGCACCCCGACGACCCGGTGGTCGTGCCCGACAACGTCGGTGGCGTCCGCGCGGCCGTCGAGCACCTGATCTGGCACGGGCACACGGCCATCGGGTTCCTCGGGAACCTGGGGCAGCGCGACATGCGCGAGCGCTTCGCGGCCTACCGGACGACGCTGGCCGAGCACGGCATCGACTCCGACGACTCCTGGTGGTACGAGGCGTCGGACAACCAGGAGCAGGGCGGCGTCGACGCGGCCGCCCGGATGCTGCAGGCCGGGACACCCACCACCGCCGTCATCGCCGCGACCGACCGCAACGCCGTCGGGTTCCAGCGCGCGCTGCGCTCGCACGGGCTCGTGCTGCCGCGTGACCAGGCGGTCGTCGCGTTCGACCACGCCGACTCCGGTGCGCGGGTGAGCCCGCGGCTGTCGACCGTGGACGCGCACTTCGGGCGCGTCGGGGAGCACGCCGTCGGGCTGCTGCTGGCGCGCATGCGCGGCGACGACGTGGTGCCGGGGGAGCACCGGGTGCCGTCGTCCCTGGTGGTGCGTGAGTCCTGCGGGTGCACCGAGGTCACCTCGCCCGGGCAGGAGGGCGGGGACGTCACCGGGTCCGAGCTGCTGCGCCGGCTGGCCGACTCCGCGTTCGCCGGCCCGGCCGGCTCGGCCGTGTCGCGGCGCACCGGCCCCGACGCCCGCGAGACGTGGTGGCGTGCCGTGGAGGAGCCCGTCGAGGTCGCCGCCGAGCGTGGCGTCTCACCGGCGCCGGCCGCGCTCGGTCGCCTGTCGGACCTCACCGCGGCGCTGCAGCCGCACCCCGAGGCGCTCGAGCAGATGGTGGCGGTGCTGCGCACGGTGGAGCGGCGTCGCGTCGAGTCGCTCGACGAGGCCCGCGCCGGGCACGAGCCGGCGGTGCGCCGCGCGGTCACCGACGTGCTGCTCGCGGTGACCAAGGGGTGCACCCGCGCGATGCTGGCCCGCAGCGGTCAGCTCGAGCGCACGATCGTCGACCAGTACGAGGTCGACATGGACCTGCTGCGGGGCGACGGCGCCAGCCCGCGTGCGCTGGGGTGGCTGCCGCGCGGGGTGCGCGGTCACGCGTGCCTGGGCCTGTGGGTCGGCACGGACCGCGGCCCCGGGGACCGGGAGATGGAGATCGTCGGTGTGCACGACACCAGCGGGACGCTCTCGCGGCTCGTCGGGGTGCGAACCACCGCGAGCCAGTTCCCGCCCCCCGCGCTGACGCGGGCGGGCACCGTGGGGTCCAACGAGCTGACGTTCGTCGTGCCGGTCACGTTCGGCGGCAGCGACTGGGGCCTGCTCGCGATCGACGGGACGGTCGAGACGCGGGCGACGCAGCCGCGGGACCGGTTCAACCACTGGGCCGCGCTGCTCGCCGTCGCCCTCGACCAGGAGCGGCTGCTGGGATCGCTGCGCGAGCAGCGCAAGGCGCTGGAGCAGGCGGCCGCCCGCGAGCGGGCGCTGGCCGACACGGTCCGCGAGAGCGAGGAGCGGTACGCGCTGGCGTCCATGGCCGCGCACGACGGGACCTGGGACTGGGACGTCTCGGCGGGCGCGGTGTACTACTCGCCGCGGTGGAAGCAGACGCTCGGGTACGCCGAGGACGTCATCGGGGACCAGCCGTCGGAGTGGCTCGAGCGCGTGCACCCCGCCGACCGCGACGAGCTGTCCGCCGCGATCGCCGCGCAGCTCGCCGGGTGCGGGACGCCCCTGGAGCTCGAGCACCGGGTGCGGACGCAGTCGGGGGACTACCGCTGGATGATGTGCCGCGCGGTGACCGTCCTCGACGACGCGGGGTGCCCGTCGCGGCTCGTCGGGACGCTGGTCGACGTGACCGAGCGCAAGGAGGCCGAGATCGCCCTGCAGCGCGACGCCCTGCACGACCCGGAGACGGGCCTGGTGAACCGGCTGCTGTTCCTCGACCGGCTGGGGGCCGCGCTGCTGCGGTGCCGGCGGTCGGCCGCGTACGACTGTGCCGTGGCGTTCGTCCGCGTCGTGGACGGCGGCGCGGTCCAGCGCGACGAGGACCACGCCCCGGACGTCCACCGCGAGGTGGTGCGTCAGCTGCGCCGTCCCCTGCGGGAGGGCGACACGACGGCACGCACGGGGGAGGACGACTTCGCGATCCTGGTCGACGACGTCGGCGCCGGCGGGATGCCGGACCGGCTCACCGAGCTGCTCGAGCGGCTGCGGCGGGAGATCGGCCCGCGCATCGCCATCGGGGTCATCGGGTCGGTGCGCGGCATGCGGGACGTCACCGAGGTGCTGCGCGAGGCCGACATCGTCCTGCTGCGCGGGCAGGCGCGCAGCGACCCGCGGAACACCGCCGTCCGCTGA
- a CDS encoding LacI family DNA-binding transcriptional regulator, with protein MVTPAHDTGKDAVSPTTGAQPVLGGPGARRPTITDVAKAAGVSIAVVSYALNGRPGVSAATRERVLRVADEFGWRPSAAARSMRSGPRAVGLVVDRGLTGAVGYGAHVLEFVVALQDVLATRGLALVLQVVDDLPAAVALYGEWWAERRFDVMVVTDVRTEDPRLDALRRLRIPAVVVGAGDVPGEVANVRVEEEQAAERVGRYLIELGHRHVGAVTGPASLHRTRSRVAGLERALDAGGGVLTHEPTGGSPEEAAASCRRLLTGDRPPSAVVFDTDHMAVAALDVARRTGLAVPWDVSVVALSDSALCRLATPSITSLPSVQAELGTAVGEAVLTVLDAQGAPVRLIEVGGLAVRGSTGPRSR; from the coding sequence GTGGTCACTCCTGCACATGACACCGGCAAAGATGCTGTCTCTCCGACGACCGGGGCACAGCCCGTTCTCGGCGGCCCTGGCGCCCGCCGACCGACGATCACCGACGTCGCCAAGGCCGCGGGGGTGTCCATCGCCGTCGTGTCGTACGCGCTGAACGGACGCCCCGGTGTCTCGGCCGCCACACGAGAACGGGTGCTGCGCGTCGCCGACGAGTTCGGCTGGCGCCCGAGCGCGGCCGCGCGGTCCATGCGCAGCGGGCCGCGGGCGGTCGGGCTCGTGGTCGACCGGGGCCTCACCGGCGCGGTGGGCTACGGCGCGCACGTCCTGGAGTTCGTCGTCGCGCTGCAGGACGTCCTCGCCACGCGTGGGCTGGCCCTGGTCCTCCAGGTGGTCGACGACCTGCCGGCGGCGGTGGCGCTGTACGGCGAGTGGTGGGCCGAGCGCCGGTTCGACGTCATGGTCGTGACGGACGTGCGGACCGAGGACCCCCGGCTGGACGCGCTGCGCCGGCTGCGGATCCCCGCCGTGGTGGTCGGCGCGGGCGACGTCCCGGGCGAGGTGGCGAACGTCCGCGTCGAGGAGGAGCAGGCGGCCGAGCGGGTGGGTCGCTACCTCATCGAGCTCGGCCACCGCCACGTCGGCGCCGTGACCGGCCCGGCGTCGTTGCACCGCACGCGCTCGCGGGTCGCGGGCCTCGAGCGCGCGCTGGACGCGGGCGGCGGCGTGCTCACGCACGAGCCGACGGGCGGCTCCCCCGAGGAGGCGGCGGCCTCCTGCCGGCGCCTGCTGACCGGGGACCGGCCGCCGTCCGCGGTGGTCTTCGACACCGACCACATGGCGGTGGCGGCGCTCGACGTGGCGCGCCGCACGGGGCTGGCGGTGCCGTGGGACGTCTCGGTCGTCGCGCTGTCGGACTCCGCGCTGTGCCGGCTGGCGACGCCGTCGATCACGTCGCTGCCGTCCGTCCAGGCGGAGCTCGGCACGGCGGTCGGCGAGGCCGTCCTCACGGTCCTCGACGCCCAGGGTGCGCCGGTGCGCCTGATCGAGGTCGGCGGTCTGGCCGTGCGAGGCAGCACCGGGCCGCGGTCCCGCTGA
- a CDS encoding glycoside hydrolase family 6 protein codes for MSTHGNRTERGRWRAVATVATATALVAVPLTLSSTMATAAEAHVDNPYAGAKQYVNPTWAATVESAATRAGDPTLAAQMRTVAKQPTAVWMDRISAINGNADGNGLKFHLDEAVKQKTGSTPLVFNLVIYNLPGRDCFALASNGELPASDAGLARYKTEYIDPIVDLLSDSKYADIRIAATIEPDSLPNLVTNMSEATCQASAPYYREGVKYALDELKTLDNVYTYLDAAHSGWLGWDSNSGPTAKLFAEVAKSTKKGFASIDGFVTNTANSTPLAEPFLPDPTLNVGGNPVRSSKFYEWNSDFGEHAWTAQLHRLLVAEGFPSSTGMLIDTSRNGWGGPDRPTKVSTSTNLETYVNESRIDRRTHRGAWCNPLGAGIGELPVATPSSAPAAAHLDAYVWIKPPGESDGASKEIPNDQGKSFDRMCDPTYVASKLANNLTGATPDAPLAGQWFEAQFTTLVKNAYPVIPTSGATPGPTPSVTPSPSVTTPPPPVTPSPSVTTPPPPVTPSPSVTTPPPPVTPSPTANPAGACSVTYTANSWNNGFTASVKVTNRSSSALSGWNLKFTFANGQQVQQGWSATWSQSGSTVTATNAAWNGTLAAGGSVDIGFNGSHSGTNTAPTAFTLNGATCTIG; via the coding sequence GTGTCCACACACGGCAATCGAACGGAACGAGGGCGCTGGCGCGCCGTCGCGACCGTCGCGACGGCAACGGCGCTCGTCGCGGTGCCCCTGACGCTCAGCAGCACGATGGCGACCGCCGCCGAGGCCCACGTCGACAACCCCTACGCCGGCGCCAAGCAGTACGTGAACCCCACGTGGGCAGCGACGGTTGAGAGCGCTGCCACACGTGCCGGCGACCCGACGCTCGCGGCCCAGATGCGCACCGTCGCCAAGCAGCCGACCGCCGTCTGGATGGACCGCATCAGCGCCATCAACGGCAACGCCGACGGCAACGGCCTGAAGTTCCACCTCGACGAGGCCGTCAAGCAGAAGACCGGCAGCACTCCCCTGGTCTTCAACCTCGTCATCTACAACCTGCCCGGCCGTGACTGCTTCGCGCTGGCGTCGAACGGCGAGCTGCCGGCCAGCGACGCGGGGCTCGCGCGCTACAAGACCGAGTACATCGACCCCATCGTCGACCTGCTCTCGGACTCCAAGTACGCGGACATCCGGATCGCCGCGACGATCGAGCCCGACTCGCTGCCGAACCTCGTCACGAACATGTCCGAGGCCACCTGCCAGGCCTCGGCGCCGTACTACCGCGAGGGCGTCAAGTACGCGCTGGACGAGCTGAAGACGCTCGACAACGTCTACACGTACCTCGATGCCGCCCACTCGGGCTGGCTCGGCTGGGACTCGAACTCGGGCCCGACCGCCAAGCTCTTCGCCGAGGTCGCCAAGTCCACCAAGAAGGGCTTCGCGTCCATCGACGGCTTCGTGACGAACACGGCCAACAGCACGCCGCTGGCCGAGCCGTTCCTCCCGGACCCGACGCTGAACGTCGGCGGCAACCCGGTCCGCTCCTCGAAGTTCTACGAGTGGAACTCCGACTTCGGTGAGCACGCGTGGACGGCGCAGCTGCACCGTCTGCTCGTGGCCGAGGGCTTCCCGTCCTCGACCGGCATGCTCATCGACACGTCCCGCAACGGCTGGGGCGGCCCGGACCGTCCCACGAAGGTCTCGACGAGCACGAACCTCGAGACGTACGTGAACGAGTCGCGCATCGACCGCCGCACCCACCGCGGCGCCTGGTGCAACCCGCTCGGTGCCGGCATCGGGGAGCTGCCCGTGGCCACGCCCTCCAGCGCACCGGCCGCCGCCCACCTCGACGCGTACGTCTGGATCAAGCCCCCGGGCGAGTCCGACGGTGCGTCGAAGGAGATCCCGAACGACCAGGGCAAGAGCTTCGACCGCATGTGCGACCCGACCTACGTCGCGTCCAAGCTGGCGAACAACCTGACCGGCGCCACGCCGGACGCCCCGCTGGCCGGCCAGTGGTTCGAGGCCCAGTTCACGACACTCGTCAAGAACGCCTACCCGGTCATCCCGACGAGCGGCGCCACCCCCGGCCCGACCCCGTCGGTCACGCCCAGCCCGTCGGTCACCACGCCGCCGCCGCCGGTCACGCCCAGCCCGTCGGTCACCACGCCGCCGCCGCCGGTCACGCCCAGCCCGTCGGTCACCACGCCGCCGCCGCCGGTCACGCCGTCGCCGACCGCGAACCCGGCCGGCGCCTGCTCCGTGACCTACACGGCCAACAGTTGGAACAACGGCTTCACGGCCTCGGTGAAGGTCACCAACCGGTCCTCGTCCGCACTCAGCGGCTGGAACCTGAAGTTCACCTTCGCCAACGGCCAGCAGGTCCAGCAGGGCTGGAGCGCGACCTGGTCGCAGTCCGGCTCGACCGTGACGGCCACCAACGCGGCCTGGAACGGCACGCTGGCCGCCGGCGGCTCGGTGGACATCGGCTTCAACGGCTCGCACTCCGGCACGAACACCGCGCCGACCGCGTTCACGCTGAACGGCGCCACCTGCACGATCGGCTGA
- a CDS encoding cellulase family glycosylhydrolase, with amino-acid sequence MSTSRVRRLRTALGSLVAAGALTLPLALSAAPAQAAPTADWLHVQGNTIVDASGKEVWLTGVNWFGFNATERVFHGLWSANMRTLTRDIAARGLNVVRVPISTQLLLEWKAGTFTKPNVNEFANPELAGLNSLQVFEKWLDMCEEYGIKVFLDVHSAEADNSGHVYPTWWKGDITTEKVYEGWEWAATRWNNDDTIIGADIKNEPHGTQGDTERAKWDGSTDKDNFKHFAETASRKVLAINPNWLVFVEGIEIYPKPGVSWTSKGLTDYYGTWWGGNLRGVRDFPIDLGANQDQLVYSPHDYGPLVYEQPWFTGDFDRASLERDVWDPNWLYLHKEDIAPLLIGEWGGFMDGGKNEKWMLALRDLIVDRRLSHTFWVLNPNSGDTGGLLGYDWETWDEEKYALLEPALWQQDGKFVGLDHDVPLGGAGSTTGISLSQATGTGSTPVITPTSTPTVSPTPTPTVSPTPTPSVTPTPSASVTPGPSATPGPSATPTTQPTGACTVTYSASSWSTGLSGAVRLTSTGSTLSGWTLTFTAPAGVTVTQGWGGTWSQSGTTVTVTNAAWNGALAAGGTAEIGFNASHGGTPGTPTGFALNGARCTVG; translated from the coding sequence GTGTCCACCTCCCGCGTGCGCCGCCTGCGCACCGCGCTCGGCAGCCTCGTCGCCGCCGGCGCCCTCACCCTCCCGCTCGCCCTGTCCGCGGCACCGGCGCAGGCGGCACCGACCGCCGACTGGCTGCACGTGCAGGGCAACACGATCGTCGACGCCTCCGGCAAGGAGGTGTGGCTCACCGGCGTCAACTGGTTCGGGTTCAACGCCACCGAACGCGTCTTCCACGGACTGTGGTCGGCGAACATGCGGACCCTGACGCGCGACATCGCAGCCCGGGGCCTCAACGTCGTCCGTGTGCCCATCTCCACCCAGCTGCTGCTGGAGTGGAAGGCCGGCACCTTCACCAAGCCGAACGTCAACGAGTTCGCCAACCCGGAGCTCGCCGGCCTCAACAGCCTGCAGGTCTTCGAGAAGTGGCTCGACATGTGCGAGGAGTACGGCATCAAGGTCTTCCTCGACGTGCACAGCGCCGAGGCCGACAACTCCGGGCACGTCTACCCCACGTGGTGGAAGGGCGACATCACCACCGAGAAGGTGTACGAGGGCTGGGAGTGGGCCGCGACCCGCTGGAACAACGACGACACGATCATCGGTGCGGACATCAAGAACGAGCCGCACGGCACCCAGGGCGACACCGAGCGCGCCAAGTGGGACGGCTCGACCGACAAGGACAACTTCAAGCACTTCGCCGAGACCGCGTCGCGCAAGGTGCTCGCGATCAACCCGAACTGGCTGGTCTTCGTCGAGGGGATCGAGATCTACCCCAAGCCCGGGGTGTCCTGGACCTCGAAGGGCCTGACGGACTACTACGGCACGTGGTGGGGCGGCAACCTGCGCGGCGTGCGCGACTTCCCCATCGACCTGGGCGCGAACCAGGACCAGCTCGTGTACTCCCCGCACGACTACGGACCGCTCGTGTACGAGCAGCCGTGGTTCACGGGCGACTTCGACCGTGCCAGCCTCGAGCGCGACGTGTGGGACCCCAACTGGCTGTACCTGCACAAGGAGGACATCGCGCCGCTGCTCATCGGCGAGTGGGGTGGCTTCATGGACGGCGGGAAGAACGAGAAGTGGATGCTCGCGCTGCGTGACCTCATCGTGGACCGGCGCCTGAGCCACACCTTCTGGGTGCTGAACCCGAACTCCGGGGACACCGGGGGCCTGCTCGGGTACGACTGGGAGACCTGGGACGAGGAGAAGTACGCGCTGCTGGAGCCGGCGCTGTGGCAGCAGGACGGCAAGTTCGTCGGGCTCGACCACGACGTCCCGCTCGGCGGCGCCGGCAGCACGACCGGCATCTCCCTGTCGCAGGCCACCGGGACCGGGTCGACGCCGGTGATCACGCCCACGTCCACGCCGACGGTCAGCCCCACGCCGACCCCGACGGTCAGCCCGACGCCGACCCCGAGCGTCACGCCGACGCCGTCCGCGTCGGTCACCCCCGGTCCGTCGGCCACCCCCGGTCCGTCGGCCACCCCGACGACCCAGCCGACCGGGGCGTGCACGGTGACCTACAGCGCGAGCTCGTGGAGCACGGGCCTGTCGGGCGCCGTGCGGCTGACCAGCACCGGCAGCACCCTGTCGGGGTGGACGCTGACCTTCACCGCCCCGGCGGGCGTGACCGTCACGCAGGGCTGGGGCGGCACCTGGTCGCAGTCGGGCACCACGGTCACGGTGACCAACGCCGCCTGGAACGGCGCGCTCGCAGCCGGTGGGACGGCGGAGATCGGCTTCAACGCCTCGCACGGCGGCACCCCCGGCACGCCGACGGGCTTCGCGCTGAACGGTGCCCGGTGCACGGTCGGCTGA
- a CDS encoding threonine aldolase family protein, with protein MPVRGRSCTPGRGTVRRVGDTGGVNDPHAPGTRHFASDNYAGVHPEVLAAVAAANVGHTPAYGDDPWTERLQEVVRAHLGDAAVAYPVLNGTGANVVALQAMLPRWGAVVCAETAHVNTDENGAPERVGGLKLLTVPTPDGRLTPDLVARQAWGFGDVHRAQPGVVSLTQATELGTVYTPDAVRELCDQAHALGMRVHVDGSRIANAAAHLGLPLRALTTDCGVDVLSLGGTKNGLLLGEAVVVLDPGAVDGVEYLRKAGMQLASKMRFVSAQLVALYEGDLWLRSAQRANAMAARLRAGLDALGLDITLPTEANGVFVRLPRPVAAALRRTWRFYDWDVADGTVRLMCAFDTTEQDVDDLLAALGEALGGTAAS; from the coding sequence ATGCCGGTCCGGGGACGGTCGTGCACGCCCGGGCGCGGCACTGTCCGGAGAGTCGGGGACACTGGGGGCGTGAACGATCCGCACGCGCCCGGCACCCGACACTTCGCCTCCGACAACTACGCCGGCGTGCACCCCGAGGTGCTGGCGGCCGTCGCGGCCGCCAACGTCGGGCACACGCCCGCCTACGGGGACGACCCGTGGACCGAGCGCCTGCAGGAGGTGGTGCGCGCGCACCTCGGCGACGCGGCCGTCGCCTACCCGGTGCTCAACGGCACCGGCGCCAACGTGGTGGCGCTGCAGGCGATGCTGCCCCGCTGGGGCGCCGTGGTGTGCGCCGAGACCGCGCACGTCAACACCGACGAGAACGGCGCGCCCGAGCGTGTCGGCGGACTGAAGCTGCTGACGGTGCCGACGCCGGACGGTCGCCTCACGCCCGACCTGGTGGCGCGCCAGGCCTGGGGGTTCGGCGACGTGCACCGCGCGCAGCCCGGGGTCGTCTCCCTCACGCAGGCCACCGAGCTGGGCACCGTGTACACGCCGGACGCGGTGCGTGAGCTGTGCGACCAGGCCCACGCCCTGGGCATGCGGGTGCACGTGGACGGGTCCCGGATCGCCAACGCGGCGGCGCACCTGGGGCTGCCGCTGCGTGCTCTGACCACCGACTGCGGTGTCGACGTGCTGTCCCTCGGTGGCACCAAGAACGGGCTGCTGCTCGGCGAGGCCGTGGTCGTCCTCGACCCCGGCGCCGTCGACGGCGTGGAGTACCTGCGCAAGGCAGGGATGCAGCTCGCCTCGAAGATGCGGTTCGTCTCCGCGCAGCTGGTCGCGCTCTACGAGGGCGACCTGTGGCTGCGCTCCGCGCAGCGTGCCAACGCGATGGCGGCCCGCCTGCGCGCCGGGCTCGACGCGCTCGGGCTGGACATCACCCTGCCGACCGAGGCCAACGGGGTGTTCGTGCGGCTGCCGCGGCCGGTGGCGGCCGCCCTGCGGCGCACGTGGCGGTTCTACGACTGGGACGTCGCCGACGGCACGGTGCGCCTCATGTGCGCGTTCGACACCACGGAGCAGGACGTCGACGACCTCCTCGCCGCGCTGGGCGAGGCGCTGGGAGGCACCGCGGCGTCGTGA
- a CDS encoding DUF6328 family protein gives MARTGSDARSADARGTDTADDRGTGPDGRDETYIERMDRNWDELLQELRVTQTGTQILTGFLLTLPFQSRFGDLDDYQRDVYLVLVVLAALATVLIVAPVSLHRLLFRRRLKPQLVDAAHWFARAGLAALALVLSGATMLLFDVVLSRTAGRVVSGGLLLVIVLAWLVLPRLIARRAEPSTT, from the coding sequence ATGGCACGCACCGGCAGCGACGCCCGCTCCGCCGACGCCCGAGGCACGGACACCGCGGACGACCGCGGCACCGGGCCGGACGGACGCGACGAGACGTACATCGAGCGGATGGACCGCAACTGGGACGAGCTGCTGCAGGAGCTGCGCGTCACGCAGACCGGTACGCAGATCCTCACGGGGTTCCTGCTGACGCTGCCCTTCCAGTCCCGGTTCGGGGACCTCGACGACTACCAGCGCGACGTCTACCTGGTGCTCGTCGTGCTCGCGGCGCTGGCCACCGTGCTGATCGTCGCGCCGGTCAGCCTGCACCGGCTGCTCTTCCGCCGTCGGCTCAAGCCGCAGCTGGTGGACGCCGCGCACTGGTTCGCCCGGGCCGGGCTGGCGGCGCTCGCACTGGTGCTGTCGGGAGCGACCATGCTGCTGTTCGACGTCGTGCTGTCGCGGACGGCGGGGCGGGTCGTCAGCGGCGGGCTGCTGCTCGTCATCGTGCTCGCCTGGCTGGTGCTGCCCCGGCTCATCGCGCGCCGTGCGGAGCCGAGCACGACCTGA
- a CDS encoding HU family DNA-binding protein, translated as MSVNRTELVQAVAAKAGLTNADTDKALKALQEVVVEQLAAGGGVSIPGFLAIARADRAARTGVNPQTGEKLEIPAGHRVKITAGSALKRAVQD; from the coding sequence GTGAGCGTCAACCGCACCGAGCTCGTCCAGGCCGTCGCCGCGAAGGCCGGGCTCACCAACGCCGACACCGACAAGGCGCTCAAGGCCCTGCAGGAGGTCGTCGTCGAGCAGCTCGCCGCCGGCGGCGGCGTGTCCATCCCGGGCTTCCTCGCGATCGCGCGCGCCGACCGTGCCGCGCGCACGGGCGTCAACCCGCAGACCGGCGAGAAGCTGGAGATCCCGGCGGGCCACCGCGTGAAGATCACGGCCGGCAGCGCCCTCAAGCGCGCCGTCCAGGACTGA
- a CDS encoding PHP domain-containing protein, giving the protein MSAQDDQDRAVAALRRIAFLLEREQAGRYRSEAYRAAARTVERQDPARLAALAAAGSLTDLPAVGSSTAGVVSRAMAGRAVPALDELEARAAEQDAGLSPEGAALHAALRGDLHTHTDASDGSAPLQEMVLAAVGLGRDYLAVTDHSPRLTVAHGLSAARLRAQLDQIAALRPAVAPFEVLSGIEVDVLEDGTLDQDPDLLDELDVVVASVHSKLRMDRAAMTRRMITAVRDPRTDVLGHCTGRQVGAKHRPPSDFDARAVFDACAEHGVAVEINCRPDRLDPPHELLQVAVDAGCDVTIDSDAHAPGQLDWLRVGCERAAAHGIGPERVVTTRPAHEVRQRARR; this is encoded by the coding sequence GTGAGCGCGCAGGACGACCAGGATCGGGCCGTCGCGGCGCTGCGTCGCATCGCCTTCCTGCTCGAGCGCGAGCAGGCGGGCCGGTACCGGTCGGAGGCGTACCGCGCGGCAGCCCGCACGGTGGAGCGGCAGGACCCGGCGCGCCTGGCGGCCCTCGCCGCGGCCGGGTCCCTCACGGACCTGCCCGCCGTCGGCAGCAGCACCGCCGGGGTGGTGTCACGGGCGATGGCCGGACGTGCCGTGCCAGCGCTCGACGAGCTGGAGGCCCGCGCGGCCGAGCAGGACGCGGGCCTCTCGCCGGAGGGCGCAGCCCTGCACGCCGCGCTGCGTGGCGACCTGCACACCCACACGGACGCCAGCGACGGGTCGGCCCCCCTGCAGGAGATGGTGCTGGCTGCCGTCGGGCTCGGACGCGACTACCTGGCCGTCACGGACCACTCGCCCCGGCTCACGGTCGCGCACGGGCTGTCCGCCGCGCGGCTGCGCGCCCAGCTGGACCAGATCGCCGCCCTACGCCCGGCGGTCGCCCCCTTCGAGGTGCTCAGCGGCATCGAGGTGGACGTCCTCGAGGACGGCACGCTCGACCAGGACCCCGACCTGCTCGACGAGCTCGACGTCGTCGTGGCGTCCGTCCACTCGAAGCTGCGCATGGACCGGGCGGCGATGACACGCCGCATGATCACCGCGGTGCGCGACCCGCGCACCGACGTGCTCGGGCACTGCACCGGCCGGCAGGTGGGTGCCAAGCACCGGCCGCCGAGCGACTTCGACGCCCGCGCCGTCTTCGACGCGTGCGCCGAGCACGGCGTGGCGGTCGAGATCAACTGCCGCCCGGACCGGCTGGACCCGCCGCACGAGCTGCTGCAGGTCGCGGTCGACGCCGGGTGCGACGTCACGATCGACTCCGACGCGCACGCGCCCGGCCAGCTCGACTGGTTGCGGGTGGGCTGCGAGCGCGCGGCGGCCCACGGGATCGGCCCCGAACGGGTCGTCACCACCCGTCCGGCGCACGAGGTGCGGCAGCGTGCACGACGCTGA